In the Melitaea cinxia chromosome 28, ilMelCinx1.1, whole genome shotgun sequence genome, one interval contains:
- the LOC123667453 gene encoding balbiani ring protein 3-like, whose amino-acid sequence MAMQCNANAMQMQCKCNANAMQMQCKCNANAMQMQCKSNANAMQMQCKCNANAMQMQCKCNANAMQMQCKCNANAMQMQCKCNANAMQMQCKCNANAMQMQCKCNANAMQMQCKCNANAMQMQCKCNANAMQMQCKCNANANAMQMQCKCNANAMQMQCKCNANAMQMQCKCNANAMQMQCKCNANAMQMQCKCNANAMQMQCKCNANAMQMQCKCNANAMQMQCKCNANAMQMQCKCNANAMQMQCKCNANAMQMQCKCNANAMEMRCCCCCKRNGNQRLRKRLPCYRNSYACLLKWSIKKAFTRQKDQL is encoded by the coding sequence ATGGCAATGCAATGCAATGCAAATGCAATGCAAATGCAATGCAAATGCAATGCAAATGCAATGCAAATGCAATGCAAATGCAATGCAAATGCAATGCAAATGCAATGCAAAAGCAATGCAAATGCAATGCAAATGCAATGCAAATGCAATGCAAATGCAATGCAAATGCAATGCAAATGCAATGCAAATGCAATGCAAATGCAATGCAAATGCAATGCAAATGCAATGCAAATGCAATGCAAATGCAATGCAAATGCAATGCAAATGCAATGCAAATGCAATGCAAATGCAATGCAAATGCAATGCAAATGCAATGCAAATGCAATGCAAATGCAATGCAAATGCAATGCAAATGCAATGCAAATGCAATGCAAATGCAATGCAAATGCAATGCAAATGCAATGCAAATGCAATGCAAATGCAAATGCAATGCAAATGCAATGCAAATGCAATGCAAATGCAATGCAAATGCAATGCAAATGCAATGCAAATGCAATGCAAATGCAATGCAAATGCAATGCAAATGCAATGCAAATGCAATGCAAATGCAATGCAAATGCAATGCAAATGCAATGCAAATGCAATGCAAATGCAATGCAAATGCAATGCAAATGCAATGCAAATGCAATGCAAATGCAATGCAAATGCAATGCAAATGCAATGCAAATGCAATGCAAATGCAATGCAAATGCAATGCAAATGCAATGCAAATGCAATGCAAATGCAATGCAAATGCAATGCAAATGCAATGCAAATGCAATGCAAATGCAATGCAAATGCAATGCAAATGCAATGGAAATGCGATGCTGCTGTTGCTGCAAGCGTAACGGTAACCAAAGGCTACGTAAACGCTTACCCTGCTACAGAAATTCCTATGCTTGCTTACTTAAGTGGAGTATAAAAAAGGCATTTACAAGGCAGAAAGATCAGTtgtaa